The following proteins are encoded in a genomic region of Bombus pyrosoma isolate SC7728 linkage group LG1, ASM1482585v1, whole genome shotgun sequence:
- the LOC122568012 gene encoding protein HEXIM1-like produces MGLGIFIVKILQIKQVSFVSGFLYIYSLLSVDTGNCKPKHRKLKPYSKQQLSYQQQLRYRSRGRLAKTGRQPPAPYNTTQFLMDDHSHLPDLDQKLSEAASSELPATFQKPSAPSRTRDSSFSVDSDEDYFYSSPEDEEEFLTKEFSTAYEDLHAERLSTLSKSELIQEYLQLEAKVDLLTKRLRGKNFHQTEQRDLESNSSSTDSESAYNPQVYVTYTKV; encoded by the exons ATGGGTCTTGGCATTTTCATAGTTAAGATCCTTCAGATCAAACAAGTATCTTTTGTTTCAGGTTTCCTTTACATTTATTCTTTGCTGTCGGTTGacacgggaaa TTGTAAacctaagcatagaaaattaaaaccaTATTCTAAACAACAGTTGTCATATCAACAACAGCTGCGATATAGATCTAGAGGTCGATTGGCAAAAACTGGTAGACAACCTCCAGCACCATATAATACCACACAGTTTCTTATGGATGATCACAGTCATCTTCCAGATCTTGACCAAAAGCTTTCAGAAGCTGCATCTTCAGAATTACCTGCTACATTTCAAAAACCATCAGCCCCTTCTCGTACACGAGATTCTAGTTTCAGTGTTGACTCTGatgaagattatttttattcgtctccagaagacgaagaagaatttttaacaaagGAATTCTCAACTGCGTATGAAGACCTTCATGCTGAAAGATTAAGCACATTAAGCAAATCAGAACTGATACAGGAATATCTTCAGTTAGAAGCAAAAGTAGATTTATTGACAAAACGGTTACGTGGTAAAAATTTCCACCAAACAGAACAACGAGACTTGGAAAGCAACAGTAGTAGTACAGATTCAGAATCAGCATATAATCCTCAAGTTTACGTGACATATACAAAAgtgtaa